DNA sequence from the Streptomyces tsukubensis genome:
GACGAGGCGGCCCGGCTGGACATTCCCGCGTGGTGCGAGATGCGGGGCCAGGAGTACGCGGGCGAGCATCCGGCGGAGCGGGGCACGGCGTACCTGGTCCGTCGGGTGTCCTGACGGACGGTCCACGGGGGCTTCAGAACTCCGGGCCGGGCCCCCTTTCGGAGGGCCCGGCCCGGGAGCACCTTGCCACCCCGGCCCCAGGGCGGATGGCGTGGCCACCGCTCAGGACCCGCCCGACCTCAGGGTCCGGCGAGTGAGCCGAAGGGGGGCGGCTGGGGTCCCCCCACGCCGAAGGCGTAGGGGGACTGGAAGGAGAACGCGCGCAGGCCGTGAGGAACGAGCGTCCGAGCACGATCGACTGAAGACCGCGGCTCAAGCCCCCCGGAGGCGAACCGAGCCCAAAAACTAGAGGTACTTGTGGACCTCGGCGGCGGCTTCGTCGCCGTAGGCCTTGGCGAAGCGCTCCATGAAGTGTGCGCGGCGCAGCGTGTACTCCTGGGTGCCGAGGGTTTCGATCACCAGGGTGGCGAGCATGCAGCCGATCTGGGCGGCGCGCTCCAGTCCGACGCCCCACGAGAGGCCGGAGAGGAAGCCCGCGCGGAAGGCGTCACCGACGCCGGTGGGGTCGACCTTGGCGGTCTCCTCGGCGCAGCCGACTTCGATGGGGTCTTCGCCGGCGCGTTCGATCCGGACGCCCCGGGAGCCGAGGGTGGTGACGCGGTGGCCGACCCGGTCGAGGATTTCTGCGTCGTTCCAGCCGGTCTTGTTCTCGATGAGTCCCTTCTCGTACTCGTTGGAGAAGAGGTAGGTGGCGCCGTCGAGCAGTATCCGGATTTCGTCGCCGCTCATCCGGGCGATCTGCTGGGAGAAGTCGGCGGCGAAGGGGATGCTGCGGGAACGGCATTCCTCGGTGTGGCGGAGCATCGCTTCGGGGTCGTCGGCGCCGATGAGGACGAGGTCGAGCCCGCCGACGCGGTCGGCGACGGACTTCAGCTCGATGAGCCGGGCTTCGCTCATGGCGCCGGTGTAGAAGGAGCCGATCTGGTTGTGGTCGGCGTCCGTGGTGCAGACGAAGCGTGCGGTGTGGAGGACTTCGGAGATCCGGACGGAGCCGGTGTCCACTCCGTGGCGGTCGAGCCAGGCCCGGTATTCGCCGAAGTCGGCGCCGGCGGCGCCGACCAGGACGGGCTTGGTGCCGAGCTGTCCCATGCCGAAGCAGATGTTCGCGCCGACGCCTCCTCGGCGCACGTTGAGGGTGTCGACCAGGAAGGAGAGGGAGACCGTGTGGAGCTGTTCGGCGACCAGCTGGTCGGCAAAGCGACCGGGGAAGGTCATCAGATGGTCGGTGGCGATGGAGCCGGTGACTGCGATTCGCACGGCGTATGCGCTCCTGGGACGCGGGGATATGACGCTTAACGCTACCCGGTCGTACCAGGTGACCAAAGCGCATAAACTACCCGATAGTAGATGCTTTCCCCCCGACTCTTGGGTGCATACGGTGCGCTTATGACGAACTCCGGCCGTTCTCCGGCCTCCCGTGACCTGGAATTCACCCTTGCCCAGCTGCGCGGCGACTGCGTCCGGATGGCCCCGCACTGGACGGTTCCCGCGACCGTCGCGGATGCGCCGGTGTCGCCGTCGCGGATCCACGGCGTCGTGGTGCCCGCGGCTTCGGTCCGTCTGGTGCGGGGGATGACCGACAGCTGATCCGACGGCTGATCCCGCGGCCGATCCCGTGCCTGCTTCCGGCGCCGGTGCACGGGCCGGGAACCGTACGCGCCCTGCTTCCGTCCCATCGCCGAGCCCCGGACGGGGATCTCGGGGGGAACGGCGGCAGGGAGTATGCGGTGAGTGGTACACGGACCACGGACGACGAGCGCGCACGCAGGCGGTTCCCCCTGGTCGCGTCCGTCGTGGCGGCAGTGCTGGTGGCGGGCGGCGGCGGGGTCTGGCTGGCCTCGTCGGCGGGTGGGGACGGCGGCCGGGACCCGGCCGGCGGGAGCAGTGCCGGCGGGGAACTGCCGAAGCTCCCGGTGTCCTCGGTGCTCTCCCCGGCGGAGCGGATCGCCCCGGGTGAACCGCATCCGGCGGGCGGAGTCCTGGAACGGCGGCCGGGGACCGGTTTCCCGGACGCGCCGGACTCGGCCCCGGTCCACCGGGCCGACGACGGCCCGAAGGCGGCGGACGTGGCCGCGGCGGCGAAGGCCTTCGGGCTGGCGGGTCCGGTCAGGTCGGAGGCAGGCGGGTGGCGGGCAGGACCGGACGCCGACGGTACGGGTGCGGTGTTCCAGGTCTCGGCCCGGGCGCCGGGCGCCTGGTCGTACGGCGCGCACGCGGGCACGGCCGAGACCGACAACTGTGCGAAGAAGGCCGACTTCTGCTCGGGCCCCTATGTCCCGCCGGGTCCGGCGAGGGCACCGGGGCAGCCGGTGGCGCCACCCGTGACCGAGTCCGTCGCACGGGCGGCGGCGGCGCCGGTGCTGAAGGCGCTCGGGCTGGGTGACGCCGTGGTCGACGCCGGCCGGACGGCCGGGCCGACGCGGATCGTGACGGCGGATCCGCTGCTCGGGGGCGTACGGACGCAGAACTATGCGACGGTGCTCCAGATCGGGCCCGACGGGTGGATCGTCCAGGCGAACGGGTTTCTTTCGGTGCCCGTGAAGGGGAAGGCGTATCCGCTGATCACGGCCGACCGGGCGCTGAAGGACGCGAACGCGGCGGCGCTCGGCGGATACGGCGACGGCCGGAGC
Encoded proteins:
- a CDS encoding carbohydrate kinase family protein, whose amino-acid sequence is MRIAVTGSIATDHLMTFPGRFADQLVAEQLHTVSLSFLVDTLNVRRGGVGANICFGMGQLGTKPVLVGAAGADFGEYRAWLDRHGVDTGSVRISEVLHTARFVCTTDADHNQIGSFYTGAMSEARLIELKSVADRVGGLDLVLIGADDPEAMLRHTEECRSRSIPFAADFSQQIARMSGDEIRILLDGATYLFSNEYEKGLIENKTGWNDAEILDRVGHRVTTLGSRGVRIERAGEDPIEVGCAEETAKVDPTGVGDAFRAGFLSGLSWGVGLERAAQIGCMLATLVIETLGTQEYTLRRAHFMERFAKAYGDEAAAEVHKYL